The following proteins are encoded in a genomic region of Nocardioides sp. cx-173:
- a CDS encoding M16 family metallopeptidase, which yields MTRSAEVRSGSIAGEVLNSGIRIVARCVESTSVDVVVVDYEVGIRDEEPGQRGLAHLCEHLMFDQSKDGETHLQAVTALGGMANAMTRLDHTVFVNATPRGRLRQVLRLERSRMVGPCLDQAHLDRERDVVRNEVSDRMGNLPYGSFPWSQLAQHCFGDWVHAHNDDGTFDDLDAVDVETAAQFHARYYRPDNALIYVAGDKSTNDLLALARDIFRDIPLPVAPLVRQPGRYMATPVASAGSYPDPLIQRPAVAFGYLTSPYASAEFVSEVALAGAMNALLSSRSARGFTPRAYTGLMNADGLAVRDPNVLVIELDGTAGEGAKTLSGLCAEVASLDDGELLRLVARGRLDIARSWQWWGGRAMTEASAALLTGDPSGLDLIWDRLEHASPHGIRAALQRLSTAEAGLVEVRP from the coding sequence GTGACCAGGAGTGCCGAGGTCCGCAGCGGATCGATCGCCGGCGAGGTGCTCAACAGCGGCATTCGCATTGTTGCCCGGTGCGTTGAGTCGACGAGCGTCGACGTGGTGGTGGTGGACTACGAGGTCGGGATCCGCGACGAGGAGCCGGGGCAACGGGGTCTCGCCCATCTCTGCGAGCATCTAATGTTCGACCAGAGCAAGGATGGCGAGACCCATCTCCAGGCGGTCACCGCGCTGGGTGGGATGGCGAACGCGATGACCCGGCTGGACCACACCGTTTTCGTGAATGCGACACCTCGGGGCAGGCTTCGTCAAGTGCTACGCCTCGAGCGGAGCCGCATGGTTGGACCGTGCCTCGACCAGGCGCATCTCGACCGCGAACGCGACGTGGTGCGCAACGAGGTCTCGGACCGGATGGGGAACCTGCCCTATGGGTCGTTCCCGTGGTCTCAACTGGCACAGCACTGCTTCGGTGACTGGGTGCACGCGCATAACGACGACGGCACCTTCGACGATCTCGACGCCGTCGATGTGGAGACGGCCGCGCAGTTCCATGCCCGCTACTACCGCCCAGATAACGCACTCATCTACGTCGCAGGTGACAAGAGTACGAACGACTTGCTCGCCCTCGCCAGGGACATCTTCCGCGACATTCCCTTGCCGGTAGCCCCTCTCGTGCGCCAGCCTGGCCGCTACATGGCAACTCCGGTCGCCTCTGCTGGTTCCTACCCTGATCCGTTGATCCAACGACCCGCCGTGGCATTCGGCTACCTCACCTCGCCGTACGCGTCGGCGGAATTTGTCTCGGAGGTTGCACTCGCCGGCGCGATGAACGCGCTCTTGAGTAGCAGATCCGCCCGCGGGTTCACTCCTCGCGCCTACACCGGGCTCATGAACGCTGACGGCCTGGCCGTGCGCGACCCCAACGTGCTGGTTATCGAGCTCGACGGCACCGCGGGCGAGGGTGCCAAGACGCTGAGTGGACTTTGTGCCGAAGTCGCCTCGCTCGACGACGGCGAGCTCCTCCGTCTCGTAGCACGCGGTCGGCTCGACATCGCACGCTCGTGGCAGTGGTGGGGCGGCCGCGCGATGACCGAAGCCAGCGCAGCCCTGCTGACCGGCGACCCAAGCGGCCTCGACCTGATCTGGGATCGCTTAGAGCACGCCTCCCCGCACGGCATTCGCGCTGCGCTCCAGCGTCTCTCGACGGCTGAGGCGGGGCTCGTGGAGGTGAGACCGTGA
- a CDS encoding MFS transporter, translating to MSVRRGGDLIWSARFASQLGNELSVLAVPFLLLAESGSDGAIGFVYAAEYLPFLLLGFHAGSVVARLGIVRTMVLADLARFGVFGLLVTAPLTSGAITFWAVLVASALAGSASACDGAAYRSLQPILSGALGERAVRTYARFEVAQTLAMLLGPLLAGALVELMHPRGAIAVDALTFLLSGILVLRGARLLRQRLSLAVAIGRVAPQALERIPLRECMAEVRRSRIASIIILGTAAMTTAASAGYVVLIVFANRVLGLEAVALGSVFTVAGCGALLGAVVSRWVGDAHVGRVFIGASVVGAAASAAMPLAAPGLAGFLALAGAQFVANVAGSVSRVTSIDLRQRSVSTWAHAYLEAAIGAAQYGMRAIGAVAGAVLAIATGPRTALTIAVVANLVAVIAMAGALRRHGRSPAESAGVETMFP from the coding sequence GTGAGCGTGCGACGAGGCGGGGACCTCATCTGGTCCGCCCGGTTCGCCAGTCAGCTCGGCAACGAGCTGTCGGTCTTGGCCGTGCCCTTCCTGCTTCTGGCCGAGTCCGGTTCCGATGGTGCCATCGGTTTCGTCTACGCAGCCGAGTACCTCCCGTTCCTGCTGCTCGGCTTCCACGCCGGGAGCGTGGTGGCGCGGCTGGGCATCGTGCGCACCATGGTCCTTGCTGACCTGGCCCGCTTCGGTGTCTTCGGCCTGCTGGTGACTGCGCCCCTTACCAGCGGCGCGATCACGTTCTGGGCGGTCCTCGTCGCGTCGGCGTTGGCGGGGTCGGCCTCCGCCTGCGACGGTGCGGCGTACCGGTCCTTGCAGCCGATTCTGAGCGGGGCTCTGGGCGAGCGTGCCGTCCGGACTTACGCCCGCTTCGAGGTCGCGCAGACGCTTGCCATGCTGCTGGGGCCGCTGCTCGCCGGGGCACTGGTCGAGTTGATGCATCCGCGGGGCGCCATCGCCGTCGATGCCCTGACCTTCCTGCTGTCGGGCATCCTCGTCCTGCGTGGCGCCCGACTGCTACGGCAGCGATTGTCACTCGCGGTCGCGATCGGGCGGGTTGCTCCGCAAGCCCTCGAACGGATCCCTTTGCGGGAGTGCATGGCCGAAGTCCGGCGGAGCCGCATCGCGTCGATCATTATCCTTGGCACGGCCGCGATGACGACCGCTGCTTCGGCTGGATACGTCGTCCTCATCGTCTTCGCCAACCGTGTCCTGGGTCTCGAGGCGGTCGCACTGGGGTCCGTTTTCACAGTCGCTGGGTGCGGTGCCCTGCTCGGCGCGGTGGTCAGCCGTTGGGTCGGAGACGCACATGTCGGGCGCGTGTTCATCGGCGCCAGCGTCGTTGGCGCGGCCGCATCGGCCGCAATGCCTCTCGCAGCGCCCGGGCTCGCGGGGTTTCTCGCCTTGGCGGGTGCGCAGTTCGTCGCCAACGTCGCGGGCTCGGTCAGCCGGGTCACGTCGATCGACCTACGCCAGCGGTCGGTGAGCACATGGGCACACGCGTACCTCGAGGCGGCTATCGGGGCTGCGCAGTACGGCATGCGCGCCATCGGGGCGGTGGCCGGCGCAGTCCTGGCAATCGCCACGGGACCACGTACTGCGCTCACCATTGCAGTCGTGGCCAACCTCGTGGCGGTGATCGCGATGGCGGGCGCACTTCGCCGACACGGTCGGAGCCCCGCGGAGTCCGCAGGCGTCGAGACGATGTTCCCGTGA
- a CDS encoding putative 2OG-Fe(II) oxygenase, with translation MSTDETTTTGQPSATDETVDSVQLLRLFATPVIIVPCPFAETLDAALGELVSRAVDDTPQQVVGKSETFDDFDSWDHPAATALTTWVLGMATQYVEVCLGQTLQSAWNATHGLRGAAFNEREARREAPRPSIAVGRSWASVYDRADAHERHFHPNTPVAAIYYAAFPAGSRAVVVHDPRSNLDYFNPGVTFADEGIGVELPVRQGSLVMFPGWLQHSVPVHEVDQRRIAVSYNLVYRETTQA, from the coding sequence GTGTCTACTGACGAGACGACGACAACCGGACAGCCGTCGGCGACGGATGAAACGGTGGACAGCGTGCAGCTCCTGCGACTCTTCGCCACCCCGGTCATCATCGTCCCGTGTCCCTTCGCCGAGACGCTCGACGCCGCGCTGGGCGAGCTAGTGTCCCGCGCCGTCGATGACACCCCGCAGCAGGTGGTCGGCAAGTCGGAGACCTTCGACGACTTCGACTCGTGGGACCACCCAGCGGCCACCGCGCTGACGACCTGGGTCCTAGGCATGGCGACGCAGTACGTCGAGGTCTGTCTCGGGCAAACCCTGCAGTCAGCCTGGAACGCGACGCATGGACTGCGCGGCGCCGCATTCAACGAGCGTGAGGCGCGGCGGGAAGCTCCTCGGCCGTCGATCGCGGTCGGACGCTCATGGGCCAGCGTCTACGACCGTGCCGATGCCCACGAGCGCCACTTCCATCCCAACACGCCGGTGGCTGCGATCTACTACGCCGCGTTCCCGGCTGGGAGCAGGGCGGTGGTCGTCCACGATCCGCGCAGCAATCTCGACTACTTCAACCCCGGTGTCACTTTCGCCGACGAAGGCATCGGCGTCGAGCTCCCGGTGCGCCAGGGAAGCCTGGTCATGTTCCCGGGCTGGCTCCAGCACAGCGTCCCCGTGCACGAAGTCGACCAGCGTCGGATCGCTGTCTCCTACAACCTCGTCTACCGGGAGACGACGCAGGCGTGA
- a CDS encoding SDR family oxidoreductase → MSDDLKGLVAVVAGGSRGIGLACATALAGAGAAVVISSKHPASIARALRDADPVLGLEGIPADVTVEDEVAALVDGVVERHHRIDVLVNSAGIGGGGPTVQFPYARWKEIIDVNLNGAFLLAQHALARGGMAERGFGRIITIASTGGKQGVRLAPAYSASKAGVIAMTKALAWEFAGCGVTVNAVCPGFVDTELSAQSRARYAAADHIEIEEVKRRQLARIPIGRYVQVDEVANLVRFIAAPNAGAYTGQAINICGGLSVY, encoded by the coding sequence GTGAGTGATGATCTCAAGGGCCTGGTCGCCGTTGTCGCGGGAGGCAGCCGCGGCATCGGCCTGGCTTGCGCGACAGCACTGGCGGGGGCAGGCGCCGCGGTCGTGATCTCGAGCAAGCACCCCGCCTCCATCGCCCGCGCCCTTCGAGACGCGGACCCCGTCCTGGGTCTGGAGGGCATACCAGCGGATGTGACCGTCGAGGACGAGGTGGCTGCGCTCGTGGACGGCGTGGTCGAACGCCACCACCGAATCGACGTACTGGTCAACAGTGCGGGCATCGGCGGCGGGGGGCCGACGGTCCAGTTCCCGTACGCCCGGTGGAAGGAGATCATCGACGTGAACCTCAACGGCGCCTTCCTCCTGGCGCAGCACGCCCTTGCGCGGGGAGGGATGGCGGAGCGCGGATTCGGACGCATCATCACCATCGCGTCCACCGGCGGCAAGCAGGGCGTCCGCCTCGCCCCGGCGTACTCGGCGTCGAAGGCAGGCGTGATTGCCATGACCAAGGCTCTCGCGTGGGAGTTCGCGGGATGCGGGGTCACCGTCAATGCGGTGTGTCCTGGCTTCGTCGATACGGAGCTGAGCGCTCAATCGCGAGCGCGGTACGCCGCTGCGGACCACATTGAGATCGAGGAGGTGAAGCGTCGGCAGCTGGCCCGCATACCGATCGGGCGATACGTGCAAGTCGACGAGGTGGCGAACCTGGTCCGCTTCATCGCCGCGCCGAACGCGGGTGCGTACACAGGTCAGGCGATCAATATCTGTGGAGGTTTGAGTGTCTACTGA
- a CDS encoding aromatase/cyclase, with protein MKQLESQDAVRGREKHTIVVAATPEAAYALCCDLALWPQFMPAVTDATVVVPRGPDSIEEIELTAEANDAVHTWRSARRLDDSKLSVTFARLDPVAPLLRMNGAWEFTPGDSEGTALVTLRHRFVATNAGAADFFTRAIRSNATRDLSGMRDWFAEARRE; from the coding sequence GTGAAGCAGCTTGAGTCGCAGGACGCGGTCCGAGGCCGCGAGAAGCACACCATCGTCGTCGCCGCGACGCCTGAGGCCGCATACGCCTTGTGCTGCGACCTGGCGTTGTGGCCGCAGTTCATGCCGGCCGTCACCGACGCAACGGTCGTCGTGCCTCGCGGACCGGACTCGATTGAGGAGATCGAGCTGACCGCCGAGGCCAACGACGCCGTGCACACCTGGAGGTCGGCGAGACGGCTGGACGACAGCAAGCTCAGTGTCACCTTCGCTCGGCTAGACCCGGTGGCACCCCTGCTCCGGATGAACGGTGCCTGGGAGTTCACGCCGGGTGACTCGGAGGGGACCGCCCTGGTCACCCTGCGGCATCGCTTCGTGGCCACGAATGCCGGGGCCGCCGACTTCTTCACTCGTGCGATCCGATCGAACGCGACCAGGGACCTGTCGGGGATGCGCGACTGGTTCGCGGAGGCGCGTCGTGAGTGA
- a CDS encoding beta-ketoacyl-[acyl-carrier-protein] synthase family protein, translating into MRRRRVFVTGLGAVSPAGVGCRAYSEAQFAGKSLVRALPPEHIDGLQAVAARVGEDLPGDVPRYEAMGVLAAREAVAQSGLSALKLATTSITTATAIGATCELERVYRDGTAPSAEDLRFESLERGLRRELRADGRGLVMSTGCTAGLDALGSAFRAVRSGRDDIAVVCASDATISPIVVAAFDKIGALTRRHGSPETASRPFDAGRDGFALGEGAACVVLESEESLVRRGGHGAFEIRGWASVSSALHMTALREDGSDIARALIAALKDAGASPSEIDVIDSHGTSTPLNDASESAAIRTVCGEASAGVAITAQKGVNGHALGASNLLEIVGCGAMFQESAAPPIANTTDPTVPLRLVLGSAEQRQVRTIVKLSSGFSGIHTAIVMSAA; encoded by the coding sequence ATGAGAAGACGCAGGGTTTTCGTTACCGGCCTCGGCGCGGTCTCCCCCGCAGGGGTGGGTTGTCGAGCCTATTCGGAAGCGCAGTTCGCGGGAAAGTCGCTCGTCCGGGCACTCCCACCCGAGCACATTGACGGACTTCAAGCGGTGGCCGCGCGCGTAGGGGAGGACCTCCCCGGCGACGTCCCTCGCTATGAGGCGATGGGCGTCCTCGCCGCCCGTGAGGCAGTCGCACAGAGCGGCCTGTCTGCCTTGAAGCTCGCGACGACGTCGATCACGACGGCCACCGCGATCGGCGCCACCTGTGAGCTGGAGCGGGTCTACCGGGACGGCACGGCGCCGTCGGCGGAGGACCTGCGCTTCGAGTCTCTCGAACGCGGACTTCGCCGCGAACTTCGTGCGGATGGTCGCGGCCTCGTCATGTCGACCGGCTGCACAGCCGGTCTCGACGCGTTGGGCTCCGCTTTCCGTGCCGTCCGTAGCGGGCGGGACGACATCGCGGTCGTGTGCGCATCGGACGCGACCATCTCGCCGATCGTCGTGGCGGCGTTCGACAAGATCGGCGCCTTGACCAGACGGCACGGCAGCCCAGAAACAGCGTCGCGACCGTTCGACGCCGGGCGCGATGGGTTCGCCCTCGGTGAAGGAGCTGCGTGCGTGGTGCTGGAGTCGGAGGAGTCGCTCGTAAGGCGCGGAGGACATGGGGCCTTCGAGATCCGGGGCTGGGCGTCGGTCTCCAGTGCGCTCCACATGACAGCGCTCCGAGAGGACGGTTCCGACATCGCCCGTGCGCTGATCGCTGCCCTCAAGGACGCCGGCGCGTCGCCGTCCGAGATCGACGTCATCGACTCGCACGGCACGTCGACTCCGCTCAACGACGCCAGCGAGTCCGCCGCCATCAGGACGGTGTGCGGGGAGGCATCGGCGGGTGTGGCCATCACCGCCCAGAAGGGCGTCAACGGGCACGCGCTCGGTGCGTCGAACCTGCTTGAGATCGTCGGGTGCGGTGCCATGTTCCAGGAGTCCGCCGCACCGCCGATCGCTAACACGACAGACCCGACGGTGCCACTGCGGCTCGTCCTGGGAAGCGCCGAGCAGCGGCAGGTGCGGACAATCGTCAAGCTGAGCAGTGGCTTCTCCGGGATTCACACCGCCATCGTGATGAGCGCAGCATGA
- a CDS encoding radical SAM protein: protein MATDDPPRASAQLSNHRWFLDLQDDGAGGHCSSHPVEGLDAADASVAVESDDGQLFRFPVVPDAQPLHPENEMEALFRSFLGNMLDVVELFDSDGQRVDVASFLFHNEMSDKEPHLKPIRDPKPDVSITTSVSNKVEADLRGGQEGNDEFYDPLVLVRTEPRVQFIQRAFQALNRVARAETEDGKVAAFGLRDLDQWVRPSQGDPYEVIASLSRNCNARCIFCYVHGNPKDASIRLNSFSVEKSRHEADVRLQYYGQGKTLLPPTYDLEEILVHPGSLDVLESLRAVSPNDLISLTTNGYTLDDSTVERLVALDPVELTVSVNASTPAARQRVMGGRAELGINGIRRLHERGLRFTATLVAWPEVPIGELVKTIELVDQLNVRIIDVILGGYTRLFPNPPVFDPDDYWASAVRELTPLRPRLQHPLIIQPGMFTQSLLHPDDLNGAYVAGVSPMSPAAEGGLAVGDLIEQVNGVPVMSRPHCLSLLGTARDDERAVCVLDVRREGGRPVTIELGHEAASEDYLYGPPVNDRFGVFLEASGITVSAMRHLFRMINHADADHVVVVTSQVVRPHFEAMLRAWSFLCRAQPTRIESLVPENRYYGGNIVLGDLFTVDDIVSSIEDYIDREGKPDLVVVPSASFNYGGWLRDIRGTPFRHLQRSLDVRCELLISDNFE from the coding sequence GTGGCTACCGACGATCCACCACGTGCGTCCGCTCAGCTGTCCAATCACCGTTGGTTCCTCGATCTTCAGGACGACGGCGCGGGCGGGCACTGTTCGTCCCATCCGGTCGAAGGGCTGGACGCGGCCGACGCATCAGTCGCAGTCGAGAGCGACGACGGACAGCTCTTCCGGTTCCCCGTCGTCCCAGACGCTCAGCCGCTGCACCCTGAGAACGAAATGGAGGCGCTCTTTCGGAGTTTCCTCGGCAACATGCTCGACGTCGTTGAGCTCTTCGACAGCGACGGCCAGCGCGTCGATGTCGCGAGCTTCTTGTTCCACAATGAGATGAGCGACAAGGAGCCTCATCTCAAGCCGATTCGCGACCCCAAGCCGGACGTCTCGATCACGACGAGCGTGAGCAACAAGGTCGAGGCCGACCTGCGCGGCGGGCAGGAAGGAAACGACGAGTTCTATGACCCGCTGGTGCTGGTGCGGACCGAGCCGAGGGTTCAGTTCATCCAGCGGGCCTTCCAGGCACTGAACCGCGTGGCGCGAGCGGAGACAGAGGACGGGAAGGTCGCCGCCTTTGGCTTGCGCGACCTCGATCAGTGGGTGCGTCCGAGCCAGGGCGATCCGTACGAGGTGATCGCGAGCCTGTCGCGAAACTGCAACGCCCGCTGCATCTTCTGCTACGTCCACGGCAATCCGAAGGACGCGTCCATCCGGCTCAACTCGTTCAGCGTCGAGAAGTCGCGGCACGAGGCAGACGTCCGCCTGCAGTACTACGGCCAGGGCAAGACACTCCTTCCCCCGACGTACGACCTGGAAGAGATCCTCGTGCACCCGGGGTCACTCGACGTGCTCGAGTCCTTGCGAGCCGTCTCGCCCAACGACCTGATCTCGCTGACGACCAACGGCTACACGCTCGACGACTCGACGGTCGAGCGGTTGGTGGCTCTCGACCCGGTCGAGCTGACCGTCAGTGTGAACGCCTCGACGCCCGCTGCGCGCCAGCGCGTCATGGGAGGACGCGCCGAGCTGGGGATCAACGGAATACGGCGGCTGCACGAGCGTGGGCTTCGGTTCACGGCCACGTTGGTCGCCTGGCCAGAGGTGCCGATCGGCGAGCTGGTCAAGACCATCGAGCTCGTCGACCAGCTCAACGTCCGCATCATCGACGTGATCCTCGGCGGCTACACCCGGCTGTTCCCGAACCCACCGGTGTTCGATCCCGATGACTACTGGGCAAGCGCCGTCCGAGAGCTCACGCCATTGCGGCCTCGGCTCCAACACCCGCTGATCATCCAGCCCGGAATGTTCACGCAGTCGCTGCTCCACCCAGACGACCTCAACGGCGCCTATGTGGCGGGAGTCTCCCCCATGTCACCAGCGGCCGAGGGCGGGCTCGCGGTCGGTGATCTCATCGAGCAGGTCAACGGCGTGCCGGTGATGTCTCGACCGCACTGCCTCTCCCTGCTCGGCACCGCCCGCGACGACGAGCGTGCGGTCTGCGTGCTCGACGTTCGTCGGGAGGGCGGGCGGCCGGTGACCATTGAGCTGGGGCACGAGGCGGCTTCGGAGGACTACCTGTACGGCCCGCCGGTGAACGACCGTTTCGGCGTGTTCCTCGAGGCCAGCGGCATCACGGTCTCCGCTATGCGCCACCTCTTCCGCATGATCAACCACGCTGACGCCGATCACGTCGTGGTCGTGACGTCCCAGGTCGTCCGCCCACACTTCGAGGCGATGCTTCGAGCGTGGAGCTTCCTGTGTCGTGCGCAGCCGACGCGGATTGAGAGCCTCGTGCCCGAGAACCGTTACTACGGCGGCAACATCGTCCTCGGTGACTTGTTCACCGTCGACGACATCGTCTCGTCGATCGAGGACTACATCGACCGCGAGGGCAAACCCGATCTGGTAGTCGTCCCCAGCGCCTCGTTCAACTACGGGGGTTGGCTCCGGGACATCCGCGGTACTCCGTTCCGCCACCTTCAACGTTCGCTCGACGTCCGATGCGAACTGCTCATCTCAGACAACTTCGAGTAG
- a CDS encoding Rieske (2Fe-2S) protein translates to MAVEAAPGRATPASDPAPGVPRRTVLGGAAALGVGLPLLAACGSDDGGDSGVQAPGAGTVLTTTAEVPVGGGIILVDDGLVVTQPEEGTFKAFSSTCTHQGCEVTKVTETIDCACHHSRFSLSDGSPQSGPANAPLPETRVTVDGENVTTA, encoded by the coding sequence ATGGCAGTCGAAGCAGCGCCGGGCAGAGCGACACCCGCGTCCGATCCCGCCCCCGGGGTACCCCGCCGCACCGTGCTGGGAGGCGCCGCAGCGCTCGGCGTCGGCCTCCCGCTGCTGGCCGCGTGCGGCTCCGACGACGGCGGCGACAGTGGCGTCCAGGCGCCCGGGGCCGGCACCGTGCTCACCACCACCGCCGAAGTGCCGGTCGGCGGCGGCATCATCCTGGTCGACGACGGTCTGGTCGTGACCCAGCCCGAGGAGGGGACGTTTAAGGCGTTCAGCTCCACGTGCACCCACCAGGGCTGCGAGGTGACGAAGGTGACCGAGACCATCGACTGTGCCTGCCACCACAGCAGGTTCTCCCTCTCCGACGGCTCACCACAGTCCGGACCGGCGAACGCACCGCTGCCCGAGACGAGGGTCACCGTCGACGGGGAGAACGTCACCACCGCCTGA
- a CDS encoding sensor histidine kinase, whose amino-acid sequence MSRSTGREPRRLTRWWRGWSLRTRLTVIAATAIAVSVFVAFQLASELLDRELRDTAEDQLRADSRVLATKAERAGLTQVELPPYPGDGRLVRVILPDGSTRTPAGQPALPPLSEGAGRVARGASADLMESNDSEEGYFIYTLGTGDGAVQLAHAADDSPVNRFGFGMLLIGLLCVVGGALVGRTVARTGLAPIDRLTAAAVRVADTRDLDADIPDEGGGEIRRLIRSINAMLAALRDSRGAQRLLAEDAAHELKTPLTSLRLNVELLIRLDRRGTLDTALPAESRTRLLNDLGAQVAELSTLAAELTELARGDIGDESAELLDLADVVVAAATRARSRVPDIEIALDVTSVWVSGRPAALQRAVLNLVDNAGKWSPADQPVQVRLHAEGRSAVLEIDDAGPGIDAADVPRVFDRFYRADSARALPGSGLGLSIVQRVVDAHGGRATVARSARGGALLRVDLPAAAPPAPIARLATGEDTAVR is encoded by the coding sequence GTGAGCAGGTCCACCGGCCGGGAGCCGCGCCGGCTGACCCGATGGTGGCGCGGGTGGTCCCTGCGCACCAGGCTGACGGTGATCGCGGCGACGGCCATCGCGGTCAGCGTGTTCGTGGCCTTCCAGCTGGCCAGCGAGCTGCTGGACCGGGAGCTACGGGACACTGCCGAGGACCAGCTGCGCGCCGACTCCCGCGTCCTGGCGACGAAGGCGGAGCGTGCCGGTCTGACGCAGGTGGAGCTACCGCCGTATCCCGGAGACGGTCGGCTGGTGCGGGTCATCCTGCCCGACGGCTCGACCAGGACCCCGGCCGGCCAACCGGCGCTGCCCCCGCTCAGCGAGGGCGCCGGGCGCGTGGCGAGGGGCGCGTCGGCCGACCTGATGGAGTCGAACGACAGCGAAGAGGGCTACTTCATCTACACGCTGGGGACGGGCGACGGCGCGGTCCAGCTGGCCCACGCCGCCGACGACAGCCCGGTCAACCGGTTCGGGTTCGGCATGCTGCTGATCGGGCTGCTCTGCGTGGTCGGCGGCGCCCTTGTCGGGCGGACCGTGGCGCGGACCGGGCTGGCGCCGATCGACCGGCTGACCGCCGCCGCGGTACGTGTCGCGGACACCAGGGACCTCGACGCCGACATCCCGGATGAGGGCGGCGGGGAGATCCGGCGGCTGATCCGGTCGATCAACGCCATGCTCGCCGCGCTCCGGGACTCTCGTGGGGCCCAGCGGCTGCTCGCCGAGGACGCCGCCCACGAGCTCAAGACCCCGCTCACCAGCCTGCGCCTCAACGTCGAGTTGCTGATCCGGCTCGATCGGCGCGGCACCTTGGACACCGCACTTCCGGCGGAGAGCCGGACCCGGCTGCTCAACGACCTGGGTGCCCAGGTGGCCGAGCTGAGCACCCTTGCCGCCGAGCTGACCGAGCTGGCGCGTGGTGACATCGGCGACGAGAGCGCCGAGCTGCTCGACCTCGCCGACGTGGTGGTGGCCGCCGCGACCCGGGCGCGCTCCCGCGTGCCCGACATCGAGATCGCGCTCGACGTGACGTCGGTGTGGGTGAGCGGCCGTCCCGCCGCGCTCCAGCGGGCGGTGCTCAACCTCGTCGACAACGCCGGCAAATGGTCCCCCGCGGACCAGCCGGTCCAGGTCCGGCTCCATGCCGAGGGCAGGTCGGCGGTGCTCGAGATCGACGACGCCGGGCCGGGCATCGACGCCGCCGACGTACCGCGGGTCTTCGACCGGTTCTACCGTGCCGACAGCGCCCGGGCGTTGCCGGGATCCGGTCTGGGTCTGTCGATCGTGCAGCGGGTCGTCGACGCCCACGGCGGCCGCGCCACCGTCGCCCGCTCCGCACGCGGTGGCGCGCTGCTTCGGGTCGACCTTCCGGCCGCCGCCCCGCCCGCCCCGATCGCCCGGCTCGCCACCGGGGAGGACACCGCGGTGCGCTGA